A genomic stretch from Sphaerodactylus townsendi isolate TG3544 linkage group LG15, MPM_Stown_v2.3, whole genome shotgun sequence includes:
- the LOC125445164 gene encoding asialoglycoprotein receptor 1-like, producing MSKAYQDINAVDVEDESETYIRAVPTTFPLNGSWAHQCCPTRRLALLLLGLASVLAIVAIVFNANGGARISQLQGTVEKLRNVNHTITVAMAAVQSREKDTVLKTAKLEGSVKKLTEEAEAGRKRLLSQVAILKGSLRTVRCGLEDLPRKRTGTQVCCPPGWVSFRTSCYWDSRAGKSWADAKADCEDKDAHLVIINSYEEQLFVAQRTRPTFMWLGLTDASGSWKWVDGTPYTVRQEDWRDEQPDNWYGHGLGGGEDCAHFHNDGRWNDDHCSRLYGWVCEMEGDS from the exons ATGTCGAAGGCCTACCAAGACATCAACGCAGTGGATGTGGAGGACGAAAGCGAAACGTATATCCGAGCCG tcCCCACGACGTTCCCTTTGAACGGGTCTTGGGCCCACCAGTGCTGTCCCACCCGACGCTTGGCTCTCCTCCTGCTGGGACTCGCCAGCGTGCTTGCCATCGTGGCCATCGTATTCAATGCCAACG GTGGTGCACGGATCTCTCAGCTGCAAGGGACAGTGGAGAAACTCCGCAACGTCAACCACACGATCACCGTGGCGATGGCTGCCGTCCAAAGCAGAG AGAAAGACACAGTGTTGAAAACAGCAAAGCTCGAAGGGTCCGTGAAAAAGCTGACCGAGGAAGCGGAGGCAG GCAGGAAGCGGCTCCTGTCCCAGGTGGCCATCTTGAAAGGCAGCCTCAGAACCGTCCGCTGCGGCCTGGAAGATTTGCCGCGAAAGCGAACAG gtaccCAGGTCTGCTGCCCCCCTGGCTGGGTCTCCTTCCGGACCAGCTGCTACTGGGACTCCAGAGCAGGGAAGTCCTGGGCAGATGCCAAAGCGGATTGCGAAGATAAAGACGCTCACCTGGTGATCATCAACTCCTATGAGGAGCAG CTGTTTGTAGCGCAGCGCACGAGGCCGACGTTCATGTGGCTGGGACTGACTGACGCCAGCGGGAGCTGGAAGTGGGTCGACGGGACGCCATACACGGTTCGCCAAGA GGACTGGCGTGACGAACAGCCAGACAACTGGTACGGCCACGGCTTGGGCGGAGGGGAAGACTGCGCCCACTTCCACAACGACGGGCGCTGGAACGATGACCACTGCTCCCGCCTGTACGGCTGGGTTTGTGAGATGGAGGGGGACAGTTAA